From the genome of Calidithermus timidus DSM 17022, one region includes:
- a CDS encoding macro domain-containing protein: MARIHVAQGDITDFVGDAIVNAANNHLLLGSGVAGAIARKGGPQIQEECYRHGKIRVGEAAITGAGRLSVRHVIHAAAMGDEPATLQTVRSATRHALRLALEHGLKTLAFPLLGTGVAGLPRDEVIRVMLEELRAADESLEVTLYGYSQADAEAIRAQL; this comes from the coding sequence ATGGCACGCATTCACGTTGCGCAGGGTGACATCACCGACTTCGTGGGGGACGCCATCGTCAACGCGGCCAACAACCACTTGCTCCTCGGCTCCGGGGTGGCGGGGGCCATCGCCCGCAAAGGTGGCCCCCAGATCCAGGAGGAGTGCTACCGCCACGGCAAAATCCGCGTCGGGGAGGCCGCCATCACCGGCGCGGGGCGCCTGTCGGTCCGGCACGTCATCCACGCGGCGGCCATGGGCGACGAGCCTGCCACCCTCCAGACCGTGCGATCCGCCACCCGCCACGCCCTGCGGCTGGCACTCGAGCACGGCCTCAAAACCCTTGCTTTCCCCCTCCTGGGCACCGGTGTCGCCGGCCTCCCCCGCGACGAGGTAATCCGCGTGATGCTCGAGGAACTCCGCGCAGCAGATGAAAGCCTGGAAGTGACCCTCTACGGCTACTCCCAGGCCGACGCCGAGGCGATCCGGGCGCAGCTTTAA
- a CDS encoding AAA family ATPase: MMPSTIEETLAALEAHHYIADKGLAVSVFLALKLGRPLLLEGEPGVGKTEITKVLADMLSTRLIRLQCYEGLDVSSAVYEWDYARQMMQIRLLEASGEREAARVRHEVFSAEFLLERPLLQALRSVNGKAPVLLIDELDRADEEFEAFLLEFLSDWQITIPEVGTVKAEKAPVVVITSNRTREIHDALKRRCLYFWIDYPSFEKEYRIVREKVPGVPEKLAKQVVAFVQELRKEDLYKAPGVAETLDWAASLLALDALRLEPALVEETLGVLLKYQDDVVRAKNAAQDLLARAQIPAPL; the protein is encoded by the coding sequence ATGATGCCCTCCACCATCGAGGAAACCCTCGCCGCCCTCGAGGCCCACCACTACATCGCCGATAAGGGGCTGGCGGTCTCGGTCTTCCTAGCCCTCAAGCTGGGGCGACCCCTGCTCTTAGAGGGTGAGCCCGGCGTGGGCAAGACCGAGATCACCAAGGTGCTCGCCGACATGCTTTCCACCCGCCTGATCCGGCTGCAGTGCTACGAGGGCCTGGACGTGAGCAGCGCGGTCTACGAGTGGGACTACGCCCGCCAGATGATGCAGATCCGGCTGCTGGAAGCCTCGGGCGAGCGCGAGGCGGCCCGGGTGCGTCACGAGGTCTTCAGCGCGGAGTTCTTGCTCGAGCGCCCCCTGCTGCAAGCGCTCAGGAGCGTGAATGGCAAGGCCCCGGTGCTGCTCATCGACGAGCTCGACCGCGCCGACGAGGAGTTCGAAGCCTTCTTGCTCGAGTTCCTCTCCGACTGGCAGATCACCATCCCCGAAGTCGGCACGGTCAAGGCCGAGAAAGCTCCGGTGGTGGTGATCACCTCCAACCGCACCCGCGAGATCCACGACGCGCTCAAGCGCCGCTGCCTGTACTTCTGGATCGACTACCCCTCCTTCGAGAAGGAGTACCGCATCGTGCGGGAAAAGGTGCCCGGCGTGCCGGAGAAACTGGCGAAGCAGGTGGTGGCCTTCGTGCAGGAGCTGCGCAAGGAAGACCTCTATAAGGCCCCTGGGGTGGCCGAGACCCTCGACTGGGCCGCTTCGCTCTTGGCCCTCGACGCGCTGCGGCTGGAGCCCGCCCTCGTCGAGGAGACCTTGGGCGTCCTCCTCAAGTACCAAGACGACGTAGTACGGGCCAAGAACGCCGCCCAGGATTTGTTGGCCAGGGCCCAAATACCCGCCCCTCTCTAA
- a CDS encoding xanthine dehydrogenase family protein molybdopterin-binding subunit: MAEKFFGKAMKRVEDPRFITGSGNYTDDMQLPGMVHAAMVRSPYAHARIKGIDGSKALAMPGVLSVITGKELLEAGIKSIPTGWLHPGIKLPPHYAITPDKARHAGEIVAAVIAETRQIAEDAAGLVEVDYEPLEAVVLGSKALEPGAPQVHDEAPGNLCFEWSIGDKEGVEALFAQAHKTVKLHLRNNRLVPSAMEPRASLAQYHRAQDEYTLWTTSQNPHIHRLLIAAFILGIPEHKLRVIAPDVGGGFGSKIYQYPEEVIVLYAAKKLGRPVKWSARRSESFLTDSHGRDHETVAEMAVDSEGRVTALRVDTIANMGAYLTTFAPAVPTYLYGCLLAGNYKTQKIYCHVKAPFTNTVPVDAYRGAGRPEATFVVERLMDVMAHELGMDPVEFRRKNFIQPSEFPYQTPVALVYDSGNYEAAMNKALEMVDYQSLRRQQEELRKQGRYIGIGVISFIEACGLAPSALVGSLGAQAGQWESALIRVMPTGKVEVFTGTHSHGQGHETAFAQVVADELQIPVEDVTIVHGDTGRMPYGWGSYGSRSAPTGLSAIVLAARKITDKAKKIAAHLLEAAPEDIEHVDGQFRVRGVPERSKSFFDIALQAHLAHNYPADLEPGLEATHFYDPKNFVYPFGTHVAVVEVDPDTGKVKLLRYLSVDDCGPVINPLIAEGQIHGGIAQGLGQALLEDAVYDDGGNLLSANFLEYALPRAEDLVQIEHDHTVTPCPHNPLGIKGIGEAGTIASTAAIANAVLDALRPFGIVHLDMPYTPEKIWRAIQSNRQMPQAAD, translated from the coding sequence ATGGCCGAGAAGTTCTTTGGCAAGGCGATGAAACGCGTAGAGGACCCCCGCTTCATTACCGGCAGCGGCAATTACACCGACGACATGCAACTGCCGGGCATGGTCCATGCGGCAATGGTGCGCTCGCCTTACGCCCACGCCCGTATCAAGGGCATCGACGGCTCCAAAGCCCTGGCCATGCCAGGAGTGCTGTCGGTGATCACCGGCAAGGAGCTGCTCGAGGCAGGCATCAAGAGCATCCCCACCGGCTGGCTCCACCCCGGCATCAAGCTGCCGCCCCACTACGCCATCACCCCGGACAAAGCGCGTCATGCCGGGGAGATCGTAGCTGCCGTCATCGCCGAGACCCGCCAGATTGCTGAAGACGCCGCGGGGCTGGTAGAGGTGGACTATGAGCCCCTCGAGGCAGTGGTACTGGGCAGCAAAGCGCTCGAGCCCGGTGCACCGCAAGTTCATGACGAAGCCCCGGGTAACCTCTGCTTCGAGTGGAGTATTGGCGATAAGGAAGGGGTTGAGGCCCTCTTCGCCCAGGCCCACAAAACGGTCAAGCTGCACTTGCGCAACAACCGCCTGGTACCCAGCGCCATGGAACCTCGGGCCTCGCTGGCTCAGTACCACCGGGCCCAGGATGAGTACACGCTGTGGACCACCAGCCAGAACCCCCACATCCATCGCCTGCTGATCGCGGCCTTCATCCTGGGCATCCCCGAGCACAAGCTCAGGGTCATTGCCCCTGATGTAGGCGGCGGCTTTGGCTCGAAAATCTACCAGTATCCCGAGGAAGTCATCGTGCTCTATGCGGCGAAAAAGCTGGGCAGGCCGGTGAAGTGGAGCGCCCGACGCTCGGAGAGCTTCCTGACCGATTCCCATGGTCGCGACCACGAGACCGTGGCCGAGATGGCAGTAGACAGCGAAGGCCGCGTAACCGCTTTGCGGGTAGACACCATCGCCAACATGGGAGCCTACCTCACCACCTTCGCTCCCGCCGTGCCTACCTATCTCTACGGCTGTCTGCTGGCCGGCAATTACAAGACGCAGAAGATCTACTGCCACGTTAAGGCGCCTTTTACCAACACGGTGCCCGTAGACGCCTACCGCGGTGCGGGCCGTCCGGAAGCGACCTTTGTGGTCGAGCGGCTGATGGACGTGATGGCCCACGAGCTGGGCATGGACCCCGTGGAGTTCCGCCGCAAGAACTTTATCCAGCCCAGCGAGTTCCCCTACCAGACCCCCGTAGCGCTGGTCTACGACTCGGGCAACTACGAAGCGGCCATGAACAAGGCCCTGGAGATGGTGGACTACCAAAGCCTGCGCCGCCAGCAGGAGGAATTGCGCAAGCAGGGCCGCTATATAGGCATCGGGGTGATCTCCTTCATCGAAGCTTGCGGGCTGGCTCCTTCAGCCTTGGTGGGCAGCCTGGGGGCTCAGGCCGGGCAGTGGGAGAGCGCCTTGATCCGGGTGATGCCTACCGGCAAGGTGGAAGTCTTTACCGGCACCCACAGCCACGGACAAGGCCACGAGACAGCCTTCGCCCAGGTGGTGGCCGACGAACTGCAAATTCCGGTGGAGGATGTAACCATCGTCCACGGTGACACCGGACGCATGCCCTATGGCTGGGGCTCCTACGGCTCGCGCTCGGCGCCTACCGGCCTCAGCGCCATTGTGCTGGCGGCGCGTAAGATCACCGATAAGGCTAAAAAAATCGCCGCACACCTCTTGGAAGCTGCCCCTGAAGATATCGAGCATGTGGATGGGCAGTTCCGGGTAAGGGGGGTGCCCGAGCGCTCTAAGAGCTTCTTCGACATCGCGCTCCAAGCCCACCTGGCCCACAACTACCCCGCCGACCTCGAGCCCGGCCTCGAGGCCACCCACTTCTACGACCCCAAGAACTTCGTCTACCCCTTTGGCACCCACGTCGCCGTCGTCGAGGTAGACCCTGATACCGGCAAGGTCAAGCTGCTACGCTACCTCTCGGTGGACGACTGCGGCCCGGTGATCAATCCCCTCATCGCCGAGGGACAAATCCACGGCGGTATTGCCCAGGGGCTAGGCCAGGCCCTGCTGGAAGACGCGGTTTACGACGATGGCGGCAACCTGCTCTCGGCCAACTTCCTCGAGTACGCCCTACCCCGCGCCGAAGACCTGGTGCAGATCGAGCACGATCACACCGTAACCCCCTGTCCCCACAACCCGCTGGGCATCAAGGGCATTGGGGAGGCCGGGACCATCGCCTCCACCGCCGCCATCGCCAACGCAGTGCTTGACGCATTGCGCCCCTTTGGTATCGTCCATCTGGACATGCCCTACACTCCCGAGAAGATTTGGCGGGCCATCCAGAGCAACCGGCAAATGCCCCAAGCAGCCGATTGA
- a CDS encoding (2Fe-2S)-binding protein, with amino-acid sequence MAHKVRISVTVNGVQHSSEVEPRQLLVHYLRENLGLTGTHVGCDTSQCGACVVHVDGQAVKSCTVFAVQVDGSSVTTIEGLAKDGNYHPVQEGFWEKHGLQCGFCTPGMIMAAVDLLNKNPNPSEGEIRHALEGNLCRCTGYHNIVLAIQHAAAKLRGEAVTGAADD; translated from the coding sequence ATGGCACATAAGGTCAGGATCAGCGTCACGGTCAACGGGGTTCAGCACAGCAGCGAAGTAGAGCCCCGGCAATTGTTGGTGCATTACCTGCGCGAAAACCTGGGGCTCACCGGCACCCACGTCGGCTGCGACACCAGTCAGTGCGGGGCCTGCGTAGTGCACGTCGACGGCCAGGCAGTTAAGTCCTGCACGGTATTTGCCGTGCAGGTCGATGGCTCGAGCGTCACCACCATCGAGGGGCTGGCCAAGGATGGGAATTACCACCCCGTTCAGGAAGGTTTCTGGGAGAAGCACGGCTTGCAGTGCGGCTTCTGCACTCCCGGCATGATCATGGCGGCGGTGGATTTGCTCAACAAAAACCCCAACCCCAGCGAGGGAGAAATTCGCCACGCCTTGGAGGGCAACCTCTGCCGCTGCACCGGCTACCACAACATCGTGCTGGCCATACAGCATGCCGCTGCCAAGCTGCGCGGCGAAGCGGTGACAGGAGCGGCGGACGATTAG
- a CDS encoding vWA domain-containing protein: MPTEPAFPGGQLLSYAVGFARTLRGEGVVVTPGQTALFAQALAEVPIFDPYIFYHTARSTLVTRREDYPKFEELFRKFWQQLGLERFPGELLQQSQIPSQKQQKPRPGEVGRESPSGKPASEGPSGPRRCRYSEGPPLPVIDRALSYSDQEVLRLKRFDQMSEGELEAARRLLQNFDWRLSERPTRRLQPASSGALLDLRKSFRKALRHQGEFVRLAWRRRKSKPRPLVILADVSGSMERYARMLLHFLHAFTQAQARRGGHTVEAFAFGTRLTRITRPMKKRSVDAALLEVGRLVKDWSGGTRIGQSLHEFNRAWAKRVLGRGAVVLIVSDGWDQGDPELLAFEIERLQKSCYRLIWLNPLLGTPGYQPLTRGLVAALPFVDDFLPIHNLCSLEQLARALEKLPRRGGTRRSGLARPVIPD; the protein is encoded by the coding sequence ATGCCCACCGAGCCCGCATTCCCCGGCGGACAACTCCTCAGCTATGCGGTCGGCTTCGCGCGCACGCTGCGCGGTGAGGGAGTGGTCGTCACCCCTGGGCAAACCGCCCTTTTCGCCCAAGCCCTGGCCGAGGTTCCCATCTTCGACCCCTACATCTTTTACCACACCGCCCGCAGCACCCTCGTCACCCGACGCGAGGACTACCCCAAGTTCGAGGAGCTGTTCCGGAAATTCTGGCAGCAACTGGGCCTCGAGCGCTTTCCTGGCGAACTGCTCCAGCAAAGCCAAATCCCATCCCAGAAGCAGCAAAAGCCCCGGCCCGGCGAGGTAGGCCGGGAGAGCCCGTCCGGCAAGCCCGCCAGTGAAGGGCCATCCGGCCCCCGGCGATGCCGGTACTCAGAGGGGCCGCCCCTGCCCGTCATCGACCGGGCGCTGAGCTACTCCGATCAGGAGGTGCTGCGCCTGAAGCGTTTTGACCAGATGAGCGAGGGGGAACTCGAGGCCGCTCGCCGTCTGTTGCAAAACTTCGACTGGCGCCTCTCCGAACGCCCTACCCGACGGCTCCAACCCGCCAGCTCAGGGGCTTTGCTCGACCTGCGCAAGAGCTTTCGCAAGGCGCTGAGGCATCAGGGCGAGTTCGTGCGGCTGGCCTGGCGCCGACGCAAGAGCAAGCCCCGTCCGCTGGTGATCCTCGCCGACGTCTCAGGATCGATGGAGCGCTACGCCCGAATGCTGCTGCACTTCCTGCACGCCTTCACCCAGGCCCAAGCCCGCCGGGGTGGGCACACGGTGGAGGCCTTTGCCTTCGGCACCCGGCTCACCCGCATCACCCGCCCCATGAAAAAGCGCAGCGTGGACGCAGCCTTGCTCGAGGTGGGCCGACTGGTGAAGGACTGGTCGGGGGGTACGCGCATCGGGCAAAGCTTGCACGAGTTCAACCGCGCCTGGGCCAAGCGGGTGCTGGGTCGGGGCGCGGTGGTGCTCATCGTCTCCGACGGCTGGGACCAGGGCGACCCCGAGCTGCTGGCCTTCGAGATCGAACGGCTGCAAAAATCCTGCTACCGCCTGATCTGGCTCAACCCCCTGCTGGGCACCCCCGGCTACCAGCCGCTGACCCGTGGCCTGGTGGCCGCGCTGCCCTTTGTGGACGACTTCCTGCCCATACACAACCTCTGCAGCCTCGAGCAACTCGCCCGCGCCCTGGAAAAGCTCCCCAGGCGGGGCGGAACCCGGCGCTCGGGTCTGGCCCGTCCCGTAATACCGGACTAA
- a CDS encoding DinB family protein, which yields MLTDPTFLQRFGDKAHCLRHLERSRRELLHHLKTIPDEAFFRQPDPETWSVALLMEHVALAENSFARVIRRLRRVAQGEALEAVSVPAGEWREGRAQAPAVIRPKGGLDKAQIALLLAEQRAFLLGEAEKSGELLEHPATFTHAFFGDLNGLGWLQTAVFHERHHLAQIPGRLEGA from the coding sequence ATGCTCACCGACCCAACCTTCCTCCAGCGCTTCGGGGATAAAGCCCACTGCCTGCGCCACCTCGAGCGCTCCAGGCGCGAGCTTTTGCACCACCTCAAGACCATCCCCGACGAGGCCTTCTTCCGCCAGCCCGACCCCGAGACCTGGAGCGTCGCGCTGCTGATGGAGCACGTCGCCCTGGCCGAAAACTCCTTCGCCCGCGTGATCCGCCGCCTGCGCCGCGTCGCGCAGGGGGAGGCGCTCGAGGCCGTGAGCGTGCCGGCGGGGGAGTGGCGCGAGGGCAGGGCCCAGGCCCCGGCCGTCATCCGGCCCAAGGGCGGCCTGGACAAGGCCCAGATCGCGCTGCTCCTGGCCGAGCAGCGGGCCTTCCTGCTGGGAGAGGCGGAGAAGAGCGGGGAGCTGCTCGAGCACCCCGCCACCTTCACCCACGCCTTCTTCGGCGACCTCAACGGCCTGGGGTGGCTACAGACCGCCGTTTTCCACGAGCGCCACCACCTCGCCCAGATCCCCGGCCGCCTCGAGGGGGCGTAA
- a CDS encoding FAD binding domain-containing protein — MYTAEFTYHKASSLQEALQMLQQNPEAKLLAGGHSLIPAMKLRLATPPALIDISRVPELKGIRREGNTLVIGAATTYYEMETSELVRQSIPALPEAIEQIGDPMVRNKGTIGGSLAHADPAADLPAVVLALDARLKIQGTGGARLVDVDSFFQGMFTTAVGVGEILTEIHIPLGSAHAPTQAVRMAYEKFPHPASRYAVVGVAVAIGPNGVRAALTGAGEHAMRLSKLEQALAGQPLNAQSIEAACQNLVDAGELMGDHNFSAEYRAHLVNVLAKRALMRIAA, encoded by the coding sequence ATGTACACAGCTGAATTCACCTACCACAAAGCCTCGAGCTTGCAAGAGGCTCTGCAGATGTTGCAGCAAAACCCCGAGGCCAAGCTGCTGGCAGGAGGCCACTCGCTGATCCCGGCCATGAAGCTGCGGCTGGCGACTCCCCCGGCCCTCATCGACATCTCGAGGGTGCCCGAGCTGAAGGGTATCCGCCGCGAAGGCAACACCCTGGTGATCGGTGCGGCCACCACCTACTACGAGATGGAGACCTCGGAGCTGGTCAGGCAAAGCATCCCCGCCCTGCCCGAGGCCATCGAGCAGATCGGCGATCCGATGGTGCGCAACAAGGGCACCATCGGTGGCTCCCTGGCCCACGCCGACCCCGCCGCCGACCTTCCCGCCGTGGTGCTGGCCCTGGATGCCAGGCTGAAAATTCAGGGGACTGGCGGGGCGAGGCTGGTAGACGTGGACTCCTTTTTCCAGGGCATGTTCACCACCGCCGTCGGAGTGGGCGAAATCCTCACCGAGATCCACATTCCGCTCGGCTCGGCCCATGCCCCCACGCAGGCTGTTCGGATGGCGTACGAGAAGTTCCCCCACCCCGCCTCCCGCTACGCCGTGGTGGGGGTGGCGGTGGCGATCGGGCCCAATGGGGTGCGGGCTGCGCTCACCGGCGCGGGCGAGCACGCCATGCGCCTGAGCAAGCTCGAGCAGGCCCTCGCTGGTCAGCCCCTGAACGCCCAGAGCATCGAGGCCGCCTGCCAGAACCTGGTGGACGCTGGTGAGCTGATGGGCGACCACAACTTCTCCGCCGAGTACCGCGCCCACCTGGTGAACGTGCTGGCCAAACGCGCGCTGATGCGCATCGCCGCTTAA
- a CDS encoding enoyl-ACP reductase FabI yields the protein MVPIDLSGKKALVMGVTNESSLGWAIAQKLHQAGATLAFSYQGERLKEKIEKLTAGMSGVRLYEVDVTNEEAIKAMMADLKEAWGGLDCLVHSIAFAPRSAMEGRYIETTREDWTLALQVSAYSLLAVVREAEALLNEGASVVTLSYYAAEKVVPKYNVMGIAKSALEATVRYLAYDLGPKNVRVNAVSAGAIRTVASMSIPGFRKMTAKYSAIAPLKRMITHEEVGNLGLYLLSPLSSGTTGQTVYVDAGYSIMGMDFGEE from the coding sequence ATGGTTCCGATCGACTTGTCGGGCAAAAAAGCATTGGTGATGGGCGTGACCAACGAGAGTAGCCTGGGCTGGGCCATCGCCCAGAAGCTGCACCAGGCCGGGGCTACCCTGGCTTTCAGCTACCAGGGTGAACGCTTGAAGGAGAAGATCGAAAAGCTCACCGCTGGCATGAGCGGGGTGCGCTTGTACGAAGTGGATGTAACCAACGAGGAAGCCATCAAGGCCATGATGGCCGACCTCAAGGAGGCCTGGGGTGGCCTGGACTGCCTGGTGCACTCCATCGCCTTCGCGCCCCGGTCCGCGATGGAGGGCCGCTACATCGAGACCACCCGTGAAGACTGGACGCTGGCCCTACAGGTTTCGGCCTACTCCCTGCTGGCGGTGGTGCGCGAGGCCGAAGCCCTGCTTAACGAGGGGGCCTCGGTGGTGACGCTTAGCTACTATGCCGCCGAGAAGGTGGTGCCTAAGTACAACGTCATGGGCATTGCCAAGAGCGCCCTCGAGGCCACCGTGCGCTACCTGGCCTACGACCTCGGGCCTAAGAACGTGCGCGTCAACGCGGTGTCGGCGGGAGCCATCCGCACCGTGGCCAGCATGAGCATTCCCGGATTTCGCAAGATGACCGCCAAGTACAGCGCCATCGCCCCGCTCAAGCGCATGATCACCCACGAGGAAGTAGGCAACCTGGGCCTCTACCTGCTCTCGCCACTCTCCAGCGGCACTACCGGCCAGACGGTCTACGTAGACGCCGGCTACAGCATCATGGGGATGGACTTCGGTGAGGAATAG
- a CDS encoding chromate transporter — translation MREGLEVFLTFLRLGLVSFGGGMANLPEMARILIAKGWVTPQQFADGFAMGQFVPGPNMLAVVFYGLSAGGLVGAVAAALGMFLPGAMGAILLVHGWEWMARARWSRALRKALVPVSMGLSASMLLVLIQLGIDSLWGFALMGLATWLIYRGANILAVMVAGGALGLGISWLR, via the coding sequence GTGAGGGAGGGGCTCGAGGTCTTCCTTACCTTCCTGCGCCTGGGGCTGGTGAGCTTCGGGGGGGGTATGGCCAACCTACCCGAGATGGCCCGCATCCTCATCGCCAAGGGCTGGGTCACGCCCCAGCAGTTTGCCGACGGCTTCGCGATGGGCCAATTCGTGCCGGGGCCCAATATGCTGGCGGTGGTGTTCTACGGCCTCAGCGCGGGCGGGCTGGTGGGGGCGGTGGCCGCCGCGCTGGGCATGTTCCTGCCAGGGGCTATGGGAGCCATCCTGCTGGTGCACGGCTGGGAGTGGATGGCCCGCGCCCGCTGGAGCCGGGCCCTGCGTAAGGCGCTGGTTCCGGTGAGCATGGGCCTCTCGGCCAGCATGCTGCTGGTGCTCATCCAGCTGGGGATCGACAGCCTGTGGGGCTTCGCGCTGATGGGGCTGGCAACGTGGCTGATTTACCGAGGCGCCAACATCCTCGCGGTCATGGTGGCCGGGGGTGCGCTGGGTCTGGGGATCAGCTGGCTGCGGTGA
- a CDS encoding chromate transporter codes for MRVPLPQLFTAFLYVGLTAFGGGGNAYIYQLMVVRRGWLSEREFLETTALCRVLPGPVFANLAAHLGAKLGGVLGGLVALVGVLLPGSSLMLLLSLAYFHFGAQPGSSAEGALSGVAAAAIGLVLATLLRQVRVGLDSLKAILLALAVFVTYGLLHWSLPLVLLLAVPVGVVLYWREAE; via the coding sequence ATGCGCGTACCGTTGCCTCAACTCTTCACGGCCTTCTTGTACGTCGGCCTCACCGCCTTCGGCGGCGGGGGCAATGCCTACATCTACCAGCTTATGGTGGTGCGACGGGGCTGGCTGAGCGAGCGGGAGTTCCTAGAGACCACCGCGCTGTGCCGCGTGCTGCCGGGGCCGGTCTTCGCCAACCTGGCAGCTCACCTCGGAGCAAAGCTGGGCGGGGTGTTGGGCGGGTTGGTGGCCTTGGTGGGGGTGTTGCTGCCGGGCTCGAGCCTGATGCTGCTCTTGAGTCTGGCCTACTTCCACTTCGGGGCTCAGCCGGGCTCGAGCGCCGAAGGGGCTCTGAGCGGGGTGGCCGCGGCGGCCATCGGCCTGGTGCTGGCAACCCTGTTGCGCCAGGTCAGGGTCGGGCTGGACTCGCTCAAGGCCATCCTGCTGGCGCTGGCGGTGTTCGTGACCTATGGCCTGCTGCACTGGTCGCTGCCCCTGGTGCTGCTCTTGGCGGTGCCGGTGGGGGTGGTGTTGTACTGGCGGGAGGCCGAGTGA
- a CDS encoding C45 family autoproteolytic acyltransferase/hydolase — protein MSLPYVRLSGSPYDQGFTQGQALAEAIAHNLEVYFRRFEVEGKLLPAEARRRGELYLGAIRRQSPAYAQGIAGIAAGSGQSLVDIATLNVRYEILYHQFGREAPDGCTAFALLPAHSADGALWMGQNWDWIEDAKGALQHISEPDGTRVLAFTEAGIFGGKIGLNSHGLGLCINGLVAVGDDWEGLGKPFHLRTYEALRSATLEEAEAKVTAPPRTASGNFLLGQGEAAIDLELSPAKVVRWQDERQLVHANHFLDPQTHGIEVPPIEWLDRSGHRHRRLEERLRQVEKPGLADLQEALRDRDGAPYAVCRTASAEEYALGEPYRTVVSVIMNLSTLELWISDGPPHENPYEHYVL, from the coding sequence ATGAGCCTGCCGTACGTCCGACTTTCCGGTTCGCCCTACGACCAGGGCTTCACCCAGGGCCAGGCCCTGGCCGAGGCCATCGCACACAACCTCGAGGTCTACTTTCGCCGCTTCGAGGTCGAGGGCAAGCTGCTCCCTGCCGAGGCCCGCAGACGCGGGGAGCTTTACCTGGGGGCCATCCGCCGGCAGAGCCCGGCCTATGCCCAGGGTATCGCGGGCATCGCGGCGGGGTCGGGGCAGAGCCTGGTGGACATCGCCACCCTCAACGTGCGCTACGAGATCCTCTACCACCAGTTTGGTCGCGAGGCTCCCGATGGCTGCACGGCCTTCGCCCTGCTGCCCGCCCACAGCGCCGACGGGGCTTTGTGGATGGGCCAGAACTGGGACTGGATTGAAGACGCCAAAGGTGCGCTCCAGCACATCAGTGAGCCCGACGGTACGCGGGTGCTGGCCTTCACCGAGGCCGGGATCTTCGGGGGCAAGATCGGGCTGAACTCACACGGGCTGGGCCTGTGCATCAACGGCTTGGTGGCGGTGGGCGACGACTGGGAAGGCTTGGGCAAGCCCTTCCACCTGCGCACCTACGAGGCGCTGCGCTCGGCCACGCTGGAGGAGGCTGAAGCCAAAGTCACCGCTCCCCCGCGCACCGCCTCGGGCAACTTTCTGCTTGGGCAGGGCGAGGCGGCCATTGACCTCGAGCTTTCCCCCGCTAAGGTGGTGCGCTGGCAGGACGAGCGCCAACTCGTCCACGCCAACCACTTCCTCGACCCCCAGACCCACGGCATCGAGGTGCCGCCCATCGAGTGGCTCGACCGTTCCGGTCACCGCCACCGGCGGCTCGAGGAGCGCCTGCGGCAGGTGGAGAAGCCGGGCCTGGCCGACCTTCAGGAAGCCCTTCGCGACCGTGACGGCGCGCCCTACGCGGTCTGCCGTACCGCCAGCGCGGAAGAATACGCACTGGGTGAGCCTTACCGCACGGTGGTCTCGGTGATCATGAACCTAAGCACCCTCGAGCTGTGGATCTCCGACGGCCCACCCCACGAAAACCCCTACGAGCACTACGTCCTGTAG